aactcacagaatgaaactgaacgcactgcatttttttcacaatcaccgtagtccgccgctagtgcaaaaggcagtgaaagtgacgagcctgttcagcgcggtagcggttgcgctgtgctgcatagcacactttactgtacctctcttcgttataactttctgagcgtgtttttaatccaaacatatcatatctatatgtttttggaatcaggaaccgacaaggaataagatgaaattgtttttaaaacgatttcgtaaacttaattttaatcatgatttttatatttttaattttcagagcttgtttttaatccgaatataacatatttatatgtttttgggaatcagaacatgatgaagaataaaataaaagtaattttcaatcgttttataaaaaaatatttttattacaattttcagatttttaatgaccaaagtcataaataaatttttaagcctccatgctgaaatgcaatactgaagtccggccttcgtcgaagattgcttggccaaaatttcaatcaatttgattgaaaaatgaaggtgtgacagtgccgcctcaacttttacaaaaagccggatatgacgtcataaaagacatttatcgaaataaaaaatcaaaaatctggggattttatacccaggaactctcatgtcaaatttcataaagatcggtccagtagtttagtctgaatcgatctacacacacacacgcacagacacacacacacatacaccacgaccctcgtttcgattccccctctatgttaaaacatttaatcaaaacttgactaaatgtaaaaacaatcagccatatgattttttttctcgaatatttcttcttctttcatactacctctccccccgccatgttctattctttcttcacccacgcacatacaaacacaaactattTGAGGCTGTCTGTCGACTTGAAGTTGTGGTACTTCTAAATTTCATAACAAGGATTAATTGTTCAGTTTCCTTGGTAAATACAGCTTCCAGTTGTAGAAAGTAACATATGGTGCTGTGTGTCCTTGCACACgtgggtctgtcagtctgtccatcacttcactgaattgaaaatgtcatccgtgcactctgctatcgaacgtctccctttactttcaacaaactgaaatgccaatcagggtcgaacttgatgtggccgacgatcaagacattttcaaaatggatttgtgctgttcattcacacacaaaactgcatgcctaagtattgatgcaccatgccgaagactgaagttgctaccctcctctgtacccctgcctcattcgcaaggtagacgatttgcttctctgaaacAAAGGCAACCACAGAGTTGATCAACATATTATTTACTAACCACTATTTGCACAGCTCAAGTCTGGTTTTGGGTACCTGTCCACTTGCCATTTCTAAGCTGGTATGGTATGGTGACATTATCgaaaatgtagtgtgtgtgtgtgtgtgtgtgtgtgtgtgtgtgtgtgtgtgtctgtgtgtgtgcttctttgttggagaaaacagcacataaacacaaatataactgtattgctccccccttttttttttaaagtacatgtactgaCAAATTGTAAAGTATTAATATGTCTTTACCTACTGAGCAAAGTCCCAAGGGTAAACCATGCTGATTTCCTTGGAACTGGAACCGGCTGGACATTGCTGTTGCCccattctgtcgaacacctgctttgtggccaggcacttctgtcttttgttgttgcactgtccGGTGAATTGCTGGACTTGTTTGCTGTTCCACGCCAGcaaactgagagaaagagagtaacattggttaaataaaaaaaaagaggagtttaaaaacatactacacgtacacacataccaccaccaccatcatcatcatcatcatcatcatcatcatcatcaaaatcatcattgtcattatcatctctcttcctctatctacccctctttctctctctctctctctctctctctatctcacacacacacacacacacacacacacacacacacacacacacacatacagaaaccctcacacaacacacacacacacacacaagctgcgcgcgcgcgcacacacacacacacaaaacacacactgcagTCTATATGGTAACTTACCTGAAATTGTAGCCTGTCATAGATCTAAGTGGAGACAGCAAACGGTAAGAGCAACAGGTTCTCATTTACGATGTCCGGGCATTCAAACGATCAGGAAGAGGAAGACCTTGCTTCGCAATAGGCCTATGCTCTTGGAGAACTCTTTAACCGATTAGTAGTGTGCGTTGTCATCGCGCCTTTACAACACCATCGTGATCAAAGTAGATCTGCTTCGACTTCGgagtcacaaaataatgtccGGGCGAAGTGCAACAAAATTATTCTGAATTAACAGCATTGACCTCGTCAACAAAATCGTTGTCTTATCCCAAAGTGACTTCTGTCAGCAGAACATTCCGTGTTCAACTGAGAAGACTGACTTGCCCTTCCACTATCAGAATTCACAGCTGCAAAGAACAGAATGCCCCAGTCAGTaaccactgatctaaatatcagTAACTttagcaagggaagcaactaaagATGTAAAcggggagtaactgttcttcatcgGGCAACtgcatttgtcgtctgctttttcgTACAGTGCTACGGTCGCGTGAAAGTCAGATCTACCTGAACTATGCGTATAGATCCGTCTAGTGAAATGTAGCTGTGTGATGATTTGGCTACATCACTTTGCTGAATGTGCTTCCAGATGAAAGTTTATATTAAGCTTACtgtcaaacattaaaaaaaaaataggtaagttgttttaacttgaccaaaactagcgacgaaattttttttctcgaagcacaacaaaacactcTGTCGGCATTTTCGGCATCATCGCAGTCAACTTGTCATCGGTTCGATGTGTTTTTCCTGAGGAGGAATGAACATAAACATTTGTAGAAGTTTGTAATGTTGATCCCAAGActattttccattactttaaatTGCTGTTCATTGTACTATCGCTGATAATTCATTGAACATTTTACAAATTCAACTTGAAGTGGGCATCAGTCAGCACAGcaaagtttgtttacattttgctctaactttgaccccgcgtttctccaatcagaggctTAGATCAACAGggtcccttttcgcagaaatggccacatataATGATGGACAAACTGGCAGTTGGCATAACAGCTCCAGATTCGCTATGGATAGTGCAGTCGATTGCATTGTGTGTCAGGTGGCGGTCACCTGAGTAGACAGGAGGCCTTGCTCTGTGATGGGCCATGTGGCAGATGGCAACACCGCATCTGTGGCATTGGTATTGACCGTGCAACTTATAGGCGTGCCGTGAGGGGAGATATTGAACTGGACTGGCGATGCCAGGACTGTGTGGCAGTGGCACAGTCAGAACTCTCTGAGATGGAAGTTGGTGGGGTTGGTGGCGATGATGAGTCAGATGCAGACAGTGATGATGAGCCCGATAGAGACGGTGCCCTGGCAGAGCTGTACCTGTCTCAGCACCCTGagatgggtggtggtggtggtgatgatgagcCTGATGCAGACAGTGATGATGAGCCCGATAGAGACAGTGCACTGGCAGAGCTGTACCTGTCTCAGCACCCTGagatgggtggtggtggtggtgatgatgagcCTGGTGCAGACAGTGATGATGAGCCCGATAGAGACAGTGCACTGGCAGAGCTGTACCTGTCTCAGCACCCTGAGatgagtggtggtggtggtgatgatgagtCAGATGCAGACAGTGATGATGAGCCCGATAGAGACGGTGCACTGGCAGAGCTGTACCTGTCTCAGCACCCTGagatgggtggtggtggtggtgatgatgagcCTGATGCAGACAGTGATGATGAGCCCGATAGAGACAGTGCACTGGCAGAGCTGTACCTGTCTCAGCACCCTGagatgggtggtggtggtggtgatgatgagcCTGATGCAGACACTTCAGAGCCTTCGTTTGCTGTTCCCATGGAACTGGAGGAGCCGTCCCTGCTTGACGAGCATGTGGTGTCAGATGCCATGGATAATGACCAGGGTGATGTCACGTTTGAGATCATTCCGAGAGCTACCAAGATGGGTCATCCGTTGCTGGTTGATTCTGACGGGTACACATACGGTGTACATAGGCAGGGCCGTGATGTACTGAGTTACATGGCCCGCTGTACCACACGCAACCGCACTGCGAGTCAACTGCTCGGCGATGGTTCATGGTTCGGCAGGAGAGCGCTGTATTTACACCCAGCCAGCAGTCACATCAGCATGCTGCCGGATCTGGGACTGCCGTGAAGGCAAAGCTTTCAAGGGATGTTAAGGGCATGGCCAGGGACAACCCGTTCCAGTCGGCATACGCCATCGCTGAGACACTGCTTCATGACACCCAGCGAGTTCCCAACCAGAGGCCCAACGAGTATCTGGGGAGAAACGCCAACAACCACCGTCAACGTAGCCGACCCAAACATCCAACAGACCTCGATTTTGACCTTCTGACCCAGCATGCACCAGAGGAGTTCGAGTTTGCCGATATTAGAGCGGGCACACGTAGGCATTTGTTATTCTACACGAAACAGCAGGCTCATCTCCTCAGCAAGGCCCGGCGATGGTTTGTGGACGCTACCTTCAAGGTCGCCAAAGCCCCATTCACACAGCTATGGAGTATCCATGCCTTTGCCCGCGTTGACGACCAGTTGAAGCAGCTTCCACTTGCATTTGCGTTGATGTCTGGGAAGCGCCGCTATGACTACCAATGTGTTCTAATGATACAACACAGACCCTGCGATGCACAGGTACTGTCGCCAGATCTTCGCCCTTCCATGCCTGCCTAGGGAGAAGATACAGCCCACGCTTGCCGAACTCGAGGGGGAAGGCCGCGACAGATGGGCAGCGCAGTATCTGTGCGTACGTCCGGCACACAAGGGCTGGAGACCCCGACATGGCCCCCGGCGAGTTGGTCGGTTTTTTACCGCACCATCAGAACCAACAACGACGTGGAGGGTTGGCATCATCACCTTAACACCAAGGCAACACGGGGCCAACTGAACATGTACTTGTTGCTGAACCTCCTAGGAGCCGAGGCATCACTAGTGGACATTAACATGATCCTGCTGCGAGAGTCAGCCGTGGTGCGACGACATCGGTCAGCAGCACGCACCACCACTGCCCGTCTGTTCAGGATGTGGGACCGCCTCATCGCGCACGAGAAGACCCCATGACAAACTCTGCGGGCCGCGAGTCACTTCATGCCTCTGTAGAATGATGATAACCGATGACCGGATCTATGACTTCCTATGACTTTGTGATTCTAAAATGTCATAGATCGAACACTTTTTATATTAAgactttttttaattaaaaacgtgACTACCAAGGTGAGATGTATAACTGCCGCCGCTATAGCATCACAGTTAAAAATGTATGCTTCACTTGTATGTCAGAATTGATGGTACCTGATTTGAAAATAAAGTTGTTTAGGTGTGGACATTTGGATTTTGTTTGagattcatctctctctctctctctctctctctttattttgcgattttccatcatcatcatcaacatcatcatcattatcatcatcaaatcatcatcatcatgatcatcatcttcatcatcatcatataatcattgtaagcattagtgtaaacgttggtattgtgtgaattttaccgtcgatcactttacatgtgtaacctcaattaacatgttgcatgttttgcttttgatttgtatgttgcttactttgtcattttgtgcttacttgtcgattgtttgctgggtcgttcgtttaatttgtttatttgtcatgttgctttacttgtttatctttcattagacatttgtattagaagtaaggaccggttgtaagaaaaggcgtcgccttaaacctctatccttgaaaaataaagttccatcatcatcatgatcatcatctctctctctctctctctcacacacacacacacacacactctctctctcgctctctctctctccctctctctcccctctagctttttgtcattaaaaatgtgaatcttgaatctctcccacaaatcaaacatctgaaagcataagctCTAAGCATAAACACCCGCCCACCCTGCCGGTAACTTCGTCACCCGTGACGAATCTACTGTGTGacgacgaacttactggtagccgaGGCTACACCGGCCTTGTGTTTCAATGTGAAGGTTCTTATTGAGAATTTTCGACTGTCCCTTTGATATAAGAACAGTCCCCTTATCCCATGCCGTGCGAAATTAACTAAGCTTCTTTCAAATGCAAAGGACTCACATGGAAAATTGCGAAAAATATCAACACTGCAGACAGGACAAGCGCGACGATGTAGCAAAACGCAGCAAATGTGAACGCCATGTTGCTAAGCCAGGAGCAGACGACTGAAAATGGAGTGCGAGAGTCGCTTCCCTTGGGTTCATGATTGTGTCGTCTGCAACGTGGATGCGACAAGTCACTGCAGACACGCCGCATCATGATCGATTTTAGTGTCTCGGATCATGTCTTATTCACACTGTACTCTCTTGCGCAAACCAAtcaaaatcaaacacacacacacacacacacacacacacagaacctgAAAACGCTGTGTGAATGTATGAATTCATTTTATTACAGATAATTACGAAGTGGGGAGCTCAGCCGGAGCTTTCTAGGGTGCTGGTCAACTGTACACCAATCCACGGCACTCTCAGATCAGGATGACTCTCAGACGTCATGGTACCAGGTTGCAGGCCCCCAAAATAGGCCCCTCACAAGCCTCTTAACCTAATCAGCACGTTACCTTGTGATGCGTTAAAAGACAGACTCGAAGCCAAGTTTTGATCTGATAATAGGGCCTACTCAGTCTGAACAGTAAAGGATGATTTTAACGTCCGCaacaaaagcaaagaaacgtgCTGTATTTAATGGTGAAATAATCTTTGTTCCGCGGATTaagcaacaaaaaaatcttCATGAATTGGTGTCCTTGGTTACGTGTTcttgtatatgtcgtgccgaattagTTCAGTAACCTCCTCCAAATAGCGAAATGTGAGTTCACatggtaggggaagggctcctaatatggaccacttttttgtttcatgctgataactagcttgttttcttgcgaagaagtttcattttgtgtttggtagtcctcaAGTTCTcccttaggttaaccgttaggcctaattagagtgaaatagctttgatagacattcagcaaaaactAAATActgaaaaaatcacaaatggtccatagttaggagcctgggcgcctaatatggaccagtgaagcggccttcacgaatcactgtaaaaagccccctgtacttcaaaataacatgatacaacttagtgtgcaagtcagactaattcaaatatgctttagatttatctgtttcgggttgatgagagctttatttgaagcacaccaggaaactgaagaagcttatcaaaaacagagttaaaataagtgaaattatcaacttccacgaaaagaagactatttgttatatttgtttttaaatctcgagggctagttgtAGGATATTtttagcaagcttcttaatgaattaatgaagattgcctttagcttttattttcttcgatttgttgaaggtggtccatattaggggactcacacatactttgagattttgctattattttttgtttgcagtataaactcggggtcaacactgctaaaatgtaataCATACGGTCTtcgctgtcatatatagcaatttctgtgtgataaaagctttggctgtggacagaaacgagttcgTTTTAGGCAGCatatttagagtgaacgctgccaaaagtgaaaataaGAGAAAatgcctaacggttttgaggtttgtgtttctcagcggcaactgttttgacatgtgctaGTTACCAAGAGAGGataaatacagcgaatgaaattgttttgagcgctctaacGCCGTTAGTTTTTTCAGAACAGGACTGagatggtccatattaggagccggtccatattaggagcctttcccctacgtTAATACATTCTGACTGACCTTGGGGGTGAAGGTGATCGAACTACTGGCAGAAACTAAATCAGTCGCTTATTGTGccgtttctttctgtcttttgctTCTGTTTTCGTTTGTTGTTGATCGTTATTGTTAACTCGTacatggtgtgtgtgcgtgtgtgcgtgtgtacgtacgtgcgtgcgtgtgtgtgtgtgtgtgtgtgagtgtgtgtgtgtgtgtgtgtgtgtgtgtgagccagtacgtgcgtgcgtagtTGCACAATTGTTGGCGACATAAATTGCAtgtgttggtttttgttttgtttttgtgtgtgtgttctttttaatTATCATTTCCTTGTTATGATGAAAACAACAACCTTTCAACAAGTCATATTTAAATTTCCCAGGAGGATTTTGAAACTCGAAAACTTGTAACAGTTTTTTCTCCGCCACTTCAATCCCTCATGAATGATCCAAAGTCCGGCTATTTTGGTCTATGTAGAAACACACATTGTCTCTGCGACAAACCATAGACCAAAATGGTCTATGGACAAACGAACTGGCAGGGAACCACAGTTAGTGATTCTGTTTGTTGACTTCGATTGTGCGTAATATCATGATGCTCCTGTAAATTTGATTTTCGTAAAACTGTGTACATTTTTATATTGTGCGTTTGAAAAAACCATAAACTTGTTTGAAAACCTTATCGCATTCAAGGTATATTTCATAAACCTTGTGTTGGGAGCCTGTCTGTCCTTCTACGccttccgcccccccccccccccccccccccctgtctctctcttctctccctctctctatctctcacggcgcacacacgcgcgcgcgcacgcacgcacacacattacagtctctttctctcttttctttctttcttttctctctctctctctctttctctcttttctctctctcttttctctctctctctctccttctctctctcgctctctctcatacccacacacaaactGTCATGCGTCCCTGCCAATGTCTTCGACCTTGGAATACTGGCAATACAAATTAGTGCTGAGCTCAGAAGTGAGTGAGGTTTTGCGCAGAACAGATAGGTGCATCTGCCGGCAAGTTGGTTTTGATTTAAAATGATGTGTTGGCCGACTAAAATGATGAGTACCGGCGCCAGTGCGAGAACAATTATCACTGTGTGTGAGAAAGGACTTAGTGTGGTTGATTATTTACTTCCTTACTTGCTTAATCACTCACTTACTCGTTTGTGGCAATAGTAGCAAATTTGTCATTTACTCAGTTTACTAGTGAGTGGGTTtgtgagtgggtgagtgagtgtgagagagagttggTTGCAACTTGGAAAAACAACGTTTGCATTGAAAAAAGCAAGGTTGAATAAAAATATGAATTTTCAGAAAGAAGATATTGGTGCCCATTGTATCCATTTGTTCACTGAAAGGTCTGTTTACTTGCTGTTAAAAAGAGTATAAACTGGCTGACCTCGTTGACTGACGATGCAACCCGCTTAAAGGTGTACTATCTAAGTAGCCATTTGGGAAACGTTTTTTTTCTGGTGAATCGGACCTTtaaaagttcaagggacattcgccGAGCTGTATTTTATACACCTGCAGTTATGAACTCGAAAGTgatccggtgtaacacgaaatttttactccacgaaaaatttactccggagtaaatattttgtacgaaattcttactccgagtacacttttcgtacgagaaaagaactccccaaggcacgaaaaaattactccctccacgaaatttttactccccattttcagtttacttccagtaaaaatctcgtacgcaaaaatgggatgcgggcgaagggataatgccaataagtgatctcgcgcacacgaatgtcgcgctaccctccttccaccccttccaccaccaagactaacaggggacaagggagtaacaatttcgtacacctggcatgggaagttaaattgctcgtgttgtggtgaagtaatttattcgttatttattcgtcaggggagtaacatttttgtacgaaatgtttactcgcaactcacctgtcttggggagtaattttctcgtgcaatgggggagtgcttttttcgtaaagggagtaactttttcgtacgaaatgtttactccggagtaaaaatctcgtgggagtaattttctcgtgttacaccggcaaacGTTGTTTCTCCAAGTTGCAAccaactctctctcacactcactcactcactcactcacccactcactaATAACCGAGTGAATGACACATTTGCTACTATTACCACAAACGAGTAAGTGAGTGATTAAGCGAGTAAGGAAGTAAGTAATCAACCAAACTTGTCATCCACACTAAGTCCTTTCTCACACACAGTGATAATTGTTCTCGCACCTACGGTGCATCATTTCGGCCAACGCATCATTTTAAATCGAAACCAACTGCCAGATGCACCTACAGGGCCGGACCTCAgtagtgtggggggggggggggtcccaatTGTGGTAGGGGTACATTAGTTAAGGGTGCAACCGAACctccgagggggggggggggggagggcgtaGAAGGACAGACAGGATCCCAACCCGAGGTTTATGAAATATGACCTTGAATGCGATCAGGTTTTCAAACAAGTTTAACCTTTTTCAAACGCAcgatataacaagtcgcgtaaggcgaaattactacatttagtcaagctgtggaactcacagaatgaaactgaacgcactgcattttttttacaatgaccgtagtccgccgcttgtgcaaaacggagtgaaagtgacgagcctgtttggcgcggtagtggttttgctttgctgcatagcacgcttttctgtgtctctcttcgttttaactttctgagcgtgtttttaatccaaacatatcatatctatatgtttttggaatcaggaaccgacaaggaataagatgaaattgttttttaatcgatttcggaaatttaattttgatcataatttttatatttttaattttcagagcttgtttttaatccaaatataacatatgtacatgtttttggaatcagaacatgataaagaataagatgaaattgtttttggatcgtttaataaaaaaaagttttaattacaagtttccaatttttaatgaccaaactcactcattagtttttaagccaccaagcggaaatgcaataccaaaccccggccttcgtcgaagattgctttgccaaaatttcaatcaatttaatcgaaaaatgagggtgtgacagtgccgcctcaacttttacaaaaagccggatatgacgtcatcaaaagtatttatcgaaaaaaagaaaaaaacatccggggatatcattcccaggaactctcatgtcaaatttcataaagatcggtccagtagtttggtctgaatcgctctacacacacacacgcacagacagacaagacacacacacacacatacaccacgaccctcgtctcgattccccctctatgttaaaacatttagtcaaaacttgactaaatgtaaaaatgtaaacagtGTTCACGAAAATCAAATTTTCATGAGCATAATTATATTACGCACAAtcaaagtgagaaaaaaaatcactaaCTGTCGTTCCATGCCGGTTCGTCTGTCGCAGAGACGATGTGTGTTTCTGGGGCTTTTTGTTTTGGAGAATGTTTCGGTATCGTTTGGATCATTCGTGAAGGTTTGAAGTGGCGGAGAAAAACCTGTTTTTCTATACACAAACTGTTACAAGTTTTCGAGTTTCAAAATCCTCTTGGGAAATTTAACAAATGTGACTTGTTGAAAGGTTGTTGTTTTCATCATAACAAAGAAATGATaatattaaacaagtcgcgtaaggcgaaattactacatttagtcaagctgtggaactcacagaatgaaactgaacgcactgcattttttcacaatgaccgtagtccgccgcttgtgcaaaaggcagtgaaagtgacgagcctgttcagcgcggtagcggttgcgctgcgctgcatagcacgttttactgtacctctcttcgttttaactttctgagcgtgtttttaatcgaaacatatcatatctatatgtttttggaatcaggaaccgacaaggaataagatgaaattgtttttaaatcgatttcggaaattttattttaatcataatttttatatttttaattttcagagcttgtttttaatccgaatataacatatctatatgtttttggaatcagaacatgataaagaataaaataaaagtaattttggatcgttttataaaaagataattttaattacaatgttcagatttttaatgaccaaagtcatcaattaatatttaagcctccatgctgaaatgcaataccgaagtccggcctttgtcgaagattgcttggccaaaatttcaatcaatttgattgaaaaatgaaagtgtgacagtgccgcctcaacttttacaaaaagccggatatgacgtcataaaagacatttatcaaaaaaatgaaaaaaaacgtctggggatatcatacccaggaactctcatgtaaaatttcataaagatcggtccagtagtttagtctgaatcgctctacacacacacacgcacagacatacacacacacatacaccacgaccctcgtttcgattccccctctatgttaaaacatttagtcaaaacttgactaaatgtaaaaagagagacaaCTCTCGATTATTTGACCGGAAGCAACTTAAATCTGTTACCCGCAATGAGATCAGTGTGAAAACAAGAATGGCTTTTTCTTAGCAGAgcgtaaacaagtcgcgtaaggcgaaaatacaacatttagtcaagtagctgtcgaactcacagaatgaaactgaacgctatgcaacgcagcaagaccgtatactcgtagcatcgtcagtccaccgcgcacggcaaaggcagtgaaattgacaagaagagcggggtagtacttgcgctgagaaggatagcacgcttttctgtaccactcttcgttttaactttctgagcgtgtttttaatccaaacatatcatatctatatgtttttggaatcaggaaccgacaagattttcagatttttaatgaccaaagtcattaattaatttttaagccaccaagctgaaattcaataccgaagtccgggcttcgtcgaagattacttgaccaaaatttcaatcaatttggttgaaaaatgagagcgtgacagtgccgcctcaactttcacgaaaagccggatatgacgtcataaaagacatttatcgaaaaaatgaaaaaaa
This Littorina saxatilis isolate snail1 linkage group LG17, US_GU_Lsax_2.0, whole genome shotgun sequence DNA region includes the following protein-coding sequences:
- the LOC138952576 gene encoding uncharacterized protein, yielding MARDNPFQSAYAIAETLLHDTQRVPNQRPNEYLGRNANNHRQRSRPKHPTDLDFDLLTQHAPEEFEFADIRAGTRRHLLFYTKQQAHLLSKARRWFVDATFKVAKAPFTQLWSIHAFARVDDQLKQLPLAFALMSGKRRYDYQCVLMIQHRPCDAQGEDTAHACRTRGGRPRQMGSAVSVRTSGTQGLETPTWPPASWSVFYRTIRTNNDVEGWHHHLNTKATRGQLNMYLLLNLLGAEASLVDINMILLRESAVVRRHRSAARTTTARLFRMWDRLIAHEKTP